A stretch of the Solanum dulcamara chromosome 6, daSolDulc1.2, whole genome shotgun sequence genome encodes the following:
- the LOC129891880 gene encoding cleavage and polyadenylation specificity factor subunit 3-I: MASTGQPQSSLKRPNPAVNREGDKLVITPLGAGNEVGRSCVFMTFKGKTIMFDCGIHPGYSGMSALPYFDEIDPSSIDVLLVTHFHLDHAASLPYFLEKTTFKGRVFMTHATKAIYKLLLSDYVKVSKVSVEDMLFDEHDILHTMEKIEVIDFHQTMEVNGIRFWCYTAGHVLGAAMFMVDIAGVRVLYTGDYSREEDRHLRAAEIPQFSPDVCIIESTYGVQLHMPRQIREKLFTDVIHSTLMQGGRVLIPAYALGRAQELLLILEEYWSNHPELANFPIYYASPLARRCMAVYQTYINAMNERIRNQFVSSNPFNFKHISSLNSIEDFIDNKPCVVMASPGSLQSGLSRQLFDKWCSDKKNACVIPGYVVEGTLAKTIINEPKEVTLTNGLSAPLNMQVHYISFSAHADYAQTSTFLKELMPPNIILVHGASNEMDRLKLKLTSLFADGNTKILTPKNCQSVEMHFNSEKMAKTIGKLAEKTPEVGETVSGLLVKKGFTYQIMAPDDLHVFSQLSTANITQRITIPYSGAFAVIHHRLKQIYESVESSTDEESGVPTLQVHERVMVKQESENHLSVHWTADPISDMVSDSVVALVLNASREMPKVSIESETSINEQEDAKKAEKIIHALLVSMFGDLEFGDDDKLLINCDGNVAHLDKQTGDVECENESLKERVRTAYRRIRSAVKPIPLSVS; the protein is encoded by the exons ATGGCATCTACTGGACAACCACAGTCATCTTTGAAGAGACCTAATCCTGCAGTTAATAGAGAAGGAGATAAACTGGTTATCACTCCTTTAGGGGCTGGAAATGAAGTGGGACGGTCCTGTGTTTTCATGACTTTTAAAGGGAAAACAATCATG TTTGATTGTGGCATTCATCCAGGTTACTCAGGCATGTCTGCTTTACCctattttgatgaaattgatccTTCATCTATTGATGTTCTTCTTGTTACCCA TTTTCACTTGGATCATGCTGCATCCCTTCCTTATTTCCTCGAAAAG ACTACATTTAAAGGGCGTGTTTTCATGACACATGCCACAAAGGCCATATACAAGTTGCTTTTGTCAGATTATGTTAAAGTTAGCAAAGTCTCGGTTGAAGATATGTTGTTTGATGAACATGACATTCTTCACACCATGGAAAAAATTGAG GTTATTGACTTCCATCAGACTATGGAAGTAAATGGTATTCGTTTTTGGTGTTATACTGCCGGCCATGTCCTTGGTGCTGCCATGTTTATGGTTGATATTGCTGGTGTTCGAGTTCTCTATACAGGAGACTATTCCCGTGAAGAAGACAGGCATCTCCGCGCAGCTGAGATCCCACAATTTTCTCCAGATGTTTGCATTATAGAATCAACTTATGGTGTTCAACTCCATATGCCACGTCAGATAAGAGAGAAGCTTTTCACTGATGTCATACATTCAACACTCATGCAAGGGGGTCGGGTGCTGATTCCTGCTTATGCCTTGGGACGTGCACAGGAACTTCTCCTTATCCTGGAGGAATATTGGTCTAACCATCCTGAACTAGCTAACTTCCCCATATATTATgcttccccacttgcaagaaggtGCATGGCTGTCTATCAGACTTACATCAATGccatgaatgaaaggatccgCAATCAATTTGTCAGCTCAAATCCTTTTAATTTCAAACATATATCTTCCCTGAACAGTATTGAAGATTTTATAGACAACAAGCCATGTGTGGTGATGGCAAGCCCAGGTAGTCTTCAAAGTGGTTTGTCGAGGCAACTGTTCGATAAATGGTGCTCTGACAAGAAAAATGCATGTGTCATACCTGGGTATGTAGTGGAAGGGACCTTGGCAAAGACTATCATCAACGAACCGAAGGAAGTCACCCTCACAAATGGCTTGTCTGCTCCACTTAATATGCAAGTTCATTATATTTCATTCTCAGCTCATGCAGATTATGCTCAGACAAGTACCTTCTTGAAAGAACTTATGCCTCCCAACATAATTCTAGTCCATGGAGCGTCTAATGAGATGGATAGACTCAAGCTGAAACTTACCTCCCTCTTTGCTGATGGGAATACTAAAATTCTCACTCCCAAGAACTGCCAGTCAGTTGAAATGCACTTCAACTCTGAGAAAATGGCGAAAACTATTGGAAAGCTGGCTGAAAAGACCCCTGAAGTGGGCGAAACTGTCAGTGGTTTACTTGTGAAGAAAGGTTTCACTTACCAGATCATGGCACCTGATGATCTCCATGTCTTTTCTCAGCTATCCACTGCAAATATCACACAGAGAATAACTATCCCCTATTCAGGTGCTTTTGCTGTTATACATCACAGGCTTAAGCAGATCTATGAAAGTGTAGAGTCCTCAACAGATGAGGAATCTGGTGTACCAACTTTGCAGGTGCATGAACGAGTGATGGTGAAGCAGGAGTCAGAGAATCATCTCTCTGTTCATTGGACAGCAGATCCAATTAGTGATATGGTATCTGACTCCGTCGTGGCATTGGTTCTGAATGCCAGCAGGGAGATGCCTAAAGTATCAATTGAGTCGGAAACTTCCATTAATGAGCAGGAAGATGCAAAGAAAGCTGAGAAAATAATCCATGCACTCCTGGTTTCTATGTTTGGTGATCTGGAATTTGGGGACGATGATAAGCTTTTAATCAATTGTGATGGGAATGTCGCTCATCTGGACAAACAAACTGGTGACGTCGAGTGTGAAAATGAAAGTCTCAAGGAGAGAGTTAGGACTGCATACCGGCGAATTAGAAGTGCTGTTAAGCCAATACCGCTTTCTGTATCTTAG